A single window of Nitrospiria bacterium DNA harbors:
- a CDS encoding EAL domain-containing protein has translation MVFSSMVSKISNLRNKLLAGFLMVSIIPMLVMMLTYLSFLERSLEHEVNDRLTAARTGVEIELREREGFLLNEIERHVSQPILISTMTRNQLEFLEGILTHFLQLSQADLIHLFDKSGKPILGLQKLKNENLEPFKPLRTSQTERVNSVSNFSPYSQDQAGEGFIFGPPSTPLQTPPSIQSEIIRTTQFNRLSPEIMEKLSKNGEAIIRNQHPEGIHISVFKIFQFSGQTLGVLQEGMLLDQNFLDSLKKRTGLEVALINPQGNGIISSFHPVDHLNHQENPKKIAVKKIGGTGYFYTLLPIGPKESPVRVALFESKNALTASKTKATGFFFIIFGMITAVVMGASFLSAKAITQQQNLAEEALEASRASFRNVVEKSGDGIIIVDMEQIIRFVNPYSRLFFENKMTVFPGKPFNFPVVPNEPKEIEIIRISGGIGVGEMLTVETEWNGKPAHLISIRDITDRKKAEELIEHQAYHDALTMLPNRLLFIDRLNQELARCGWKKQPVGVIFLDLDQFKQINDTLGHTIGDFLLQAVAKRLAGCTREGDTIARLGGDEFTILLADLATTQDIPKIALKILEIFLNPFELKDHELYITSSMGISIFPNDGRDSETLLKNADTAMYRAKENGRNNYQFYIPEMNTRVSERLALENGLRRALERNEFILHYQPQVNLSTGQIVGMEALIRWNHPEKGLISPYKFIPLAEETGLIVPIGDWVIRTACAVAKAMQSVGNTGIKVAINLSARQFLQRDLIQKIDSALNKSFLDPKYLELELTESMIQNAVSTHSTLKKLNSMGIQISIDDFGTGYSSLSYLSRFPISKLKIDKSFVHDITTNPDHSSIVAAIITLAHNLNLKTIAEGVETLDQMNYLKSIQCDEIQGFVFSPPLPPDEIMGLLSQRSPLKILPR, from the coding sequence ATGGTTTTTTCTTCGATGGTCTCAAAGATTTCGAATCTCAGGAATAAACTACTGGCAGGTTTCCTTATGGTTTCCATTATTCCGATGTTGGTAATGATGTTGACCTACCTTTCTTTTTTGGAAAGAAGTTTAGAACATGAGGTAAACGATCGTTTAACCGCTGCTCGGACTGGTGTGGAGATAGAACTGAGAGAAAGAGAAGGTTTCCTATTGAATGAAATCGAAAGACATGTTTCCCAGCCGATATTAATAAGCACCATGACTCGAAACCAATTAGAATTTTTAGAAGGAATTTTAACTCATTTTTTACAGTTGTCACAAGCGGATTTGATTCATTTGTTTGATAAAAGCGGTAAACCCATCCTTGGTCTTCAAAAATTAAAAAACGAAAATTTGGAACCCTTTAAACCTTTACGGACTTCCCAAACAGAGCGGGTGAACTCCGTCTCTAATTTCTCGCCTTATTCCCAGGATCAAGCAGGAGAGGGTTTCATTTTTGGCCCTCCCTCAACCCCTTTGCAAACACCCCCAAGCATTCAATCGGAAATCATCCGAACTACCCAATTCAATCGGCTTTCCCCGGAAATCATGGAAAAATTATCAAAAAACGGGGAAGCCATTATTCGAAACCAACATCCAGAGGGGATTCATATTTCGGTTTTTAAAATTTTTCAATTTTCCGGTCAAACATTAGGAGTCCTTCAGGAGGGGATGTTACTGGATCAAAATTTTCTGGATAGTCTAAAAAAAAGGACGGGTCTTGAGGTTGCCCTGATCAATCCACAAGGAAATGGAATTATATCCTCTTTTCATCCGGTAGACCATTTAAACCATCAGGAAAACCCAAAAAAAATTGCCGTGAAAAAAATTGGGGGAACAGGATATTTTTATACCCTCCTGCCCATTGGACCGAAGGAAAGCCCGGTGAGGGTTGCCCTATTTGAATCAAAAAATGCCCTTACCGCAAGCAAAACCAAAGCAACAGGGTTTTTCTTTATAATATTTGGAATGATTACTGCTGTGGTAATGGGAGCAAGTTTTTTGTCCGCAAAAGCGATCACCCAGCAACAAAATCTGGCCGAAGAAGCCCTTGAAGCCAGCCGGGCAAGTTTTCGAAACGTGGTTGAAAAAAGCGGAGATGGAATTATTATCGTAGATATGGAACAGATTATTCGGTTTGTAAATCCATACAGCAGGCTATTTTTTGAAAATAAAATGACTGTTTTCCCAGGGAAACCTTTTAATTTTCCTGTCGTTCCCAATGAACCCAAAGAAATTGAGATCATTCGAATTTCAGGGGGGATAGGGGTGGGGGAAATGTTGACGGTTGAAACAGAATGGAATGGAAAGCCTGCCCATTTGATATCCATCAGGGATATTACCGATCGGAAAAAGGCAGAAGAGTTGATCGAGCATCAAGCCTACCATGATGCGTTAACCATGTTACCCAACCGTTTATTGTTTATTGATCGCTTGAACCAGGAATTGGCCCGGTGCGGATGGAAAAAACAGCCTGTGGGTGTCATATTTCTTGATCTGGACCAATTTAAACAAATCAATGATACCCTAGGACATACTATAGGAGATTTTCTGCTTCAAGCGGTTGCAAAACGGTTGGCGGGTTGCACGCGGGAGGGAGATACCATTGCCAGATTGGGGGGAGACGAATTCACGATTCTTCTTGCCGATCTTGCAACAACTCAAGACATTCCAAAAATTGCTTTGAAAATCCTTGAAATCTTTTTAAACCCATTTGAATTGAAGGACCACGAACTGTATATCACTTCGAGTATGGGGATCAGTATCTTTCCGAATGATGGGAGGGATTCAGAGACGTTGCTTAAAAATGCGGATACAGCCATGTACCGTGCAAAAGAAAACGGGAGAAATAATTATCAATTTTACATTCCCGAAATGAACACTCGGGTTTCTGAAAGGCTTGCTTTGGAAAATGGACTCCGCCGTGCCCTGGAGAGAAATGAATTCATTCTTCATTACCAACCCCAGGTCAACCTCAGCACAGGGCAAATTGTTGGAATGGAAGCCCTCATAAGATGGAATCATCCGGAAAAGGGGTTAATCTCCCCCTACAAATTTATACCCCTCGCCGAAGAAACAGGTCTAATTGTTCCCATAGGAGATTGGGTGATCCGAACCGCTTGTGCTGTGGCCAAGGCCATGCAATCGGTTGGAAATACGGGGATCAAGGTGGCTATTAATTTATCGGCGCGTCAGTTTTTACAAAGAGATCTTATTCAAAAAATTGATTCTGCCCTTAACAAATCCTTCTTGGATCCCAAATATTTAGAGCTGGAACTGACGGAAAGCATGATTCAAAATGCGGTTTCCACCCATTCAACGCTAAAGAAATTAAATAGTATGGGTATCCAAATTTCAATTGATGATTTTGGGACAGGATATTCTTCCCTGAGCTATTTAAGTCGATTTCCCATAAGTAAATTGAAGATTGATAAATCCTTTGTGCATGATATTACCACCAATCCGGATCACTCATCCATCGTTGCTGCCATTATCACATTGGCTCACAACCTAAACCTTAAAACAATTGCTGAAGGGGTTGAAACCCTTGATCAAATGAACTATTTGAAATCAATCCAGTGTGACGAAATCCAAGGTTTTGTTTTTAGCCCCCCCTTGCCCCCCGATGAAATTATGGGTTTATTGTCCCAGAGAAGCCCCTTAAAAATTCTTCCAAGATAA
- a CDS encoding YhjD/YihY/BrkB family envelope integrity protein, protein MSVFKQANQFLSKDLWAKQIETLPLMKRVTYRWLRLGVVAISEFQETALSFRATGLVYMTLLSLVPFLAVMVSVLKAFGVHLQIEPVLAQAFEPLGPKGAEITSRIIGFISNLNVKVLGAVGVGGLFLTTLLSINQIEHALNAVWRVKRPRPLAWKFTNYLSVILVGPVLVFTAIGLTATAQSHWIVQKVLAVESVGFLVVLFTRLMPFLFLCLAFTFLYKFLPYTEVKLKSALVGGITAGVLWQLAGMGFAFFVVGSAKYTAIYSSLAILIIFLIWLYIAWVIVLAGAQVAYFHQYPYAYLNQMSWRQDSQTNRERLGLNILVYITQRYLKGLSPYEENELSHVLNVPLSILEDLIEKFIRSGVLCRTLEPKGVILGKPPEQVSVVEVLNLIQEGDGRSGEFLEKDKDQVSSLLRKRDQAVKEELGLIHLKSLVEGEKKVSH, encoded by the coding sequence ATGAGTGTTTTTAAGCAAGCTAACCAATTTCTTAGCAAAGACCTTTGGGCGAAACAAATTGAGACCCTTCCTCTAATGAAGAGGGTAACCTATCGGTGGCTCCGGCTTGGTGTGGTTGCTATTTCCGAGTTTCAGGAAACCGCCTTGAGTTTTCGCGCCACAGGACTGGTTTATATGACCCTGCTTTCCTTGGTTCCTTTTTTGGCGGTTATGGTTTCTGTCCTAAAAGCCTTTGGGGTACACCTTCAAATTGAACCGGTTTTGGCCCAGGCTTTTGAACCCCTGGGACCGAAGGGCGCTGAAATTACCAGCCGTATTATCGGCTTTATCAGCAACCTCAACGTGAAGGTTTTAGGTGCCGTGGGAGTGGGAGGATTGTTTCTGACGACTCTGCTATCCATTAATCAGATTGAACATGCGTTGAATGCGGTGTGGCGGGTTAAAAGACCCAGGCCTTTGGCCTGGAAATTCACCAATTATTTAAGCGTGATTTTGGTAGGCCCTGTATTGGTGTTCACCGCAATTGGGTTGACGGCTACCGCCCAGAGTCATTGGATCGTTCAGAAGGTTTTAGCGGTGGAATCGGTCGGTTTCCTCGTTGTTTTATTTACCCGGTTAATGCCGTTTTTGTTCCTGTGCCTGGCGTTTACTTTTTTATATAAATTTCTTCCCTACACCGAGGTGAAATTAAAATCCGCATTGGTCGGAGGGATCACCGCCGGTGTTCTTTGGCAATTGGCTGGGATGGGATTTGCTTTTTTTGTGGTGGGGTCGGCAAAATATACCGCTATCTATTCCAGTCTCGCCATCCTCATTATCTTTCTCATTTGGTTGTATATTGCATGGGTGATTGTCCTTGCGGGAGCGCAAGTGGCCTATTTTCATCAATACCCTTATGCCTATTTAAACCAAATGAGTTGGAGGCAGGATAGTCAAACCAACCGTGAACGGCTGGGTTTGAACATTTTGGTTTATATTACCCAAAGATACCTAAAGGGGCTTTCCCCTTATGAAGAGAATGAACTCTCGCATGTTCTCAATGTTCCCTTATCGATATTAGAGGATTTAATTGAAAAATTTATCAGATCCGGGGTCCTTTGCCGAACGCTAGAGCCGAAGGGAGTTATTTTAGGAAAACCCCCTGAACAGGTGTCTGTGGTGGAGGTATTGAATCTTATTCAAGAAGGGGATGGGCGAAGTGGTGAATTTTTAGAAAAAGATAAAGATCAGGTTTCTTCGCTGCTCCGGAAAAGAGATCAAGCGGTGAAAGAAGAATTGGGACTGATTCATTTAAAATCTCTTGTGGAGGGAGAAAAAAAAGTTTCCCACTAA
- a CDS encoding GGDEF domain-containing protein — translation MISVENVMRENPLSIQFDSTVWTAVHFMKESGVGCLLIRQGEEIIGILTGTDILHKVVVEGLNPQKVSVKEVMSAPVISIHENKTIGEAEELMECKKIRHLVVEKKGEIAGVVSIRDLLFPLQYYENLSIHDGLTGLLNKKEFTHQIKGELSRSQRFGHCFSLLMLDIDHFKLVNDTHGHPSGDKVLIAVSKLIQSKVRGVDQVFRYGGEEFAFLLPETSRLNALSTGEKIRRAVASKKIRIKKDEEISLTVSIGIAVFPEDGNTVTNIVDKADQALYKAKQSGRNRVF, via the coding sequence ATGATTTCCGTTGAGAACGTCATGAGGGAAAATCCCTTATCAATTCAATTCGATTCAACCGTATGGACTGCGGTTCATTTTATGAAAGAATCAGGTGTGGGATGCCTCTTAATCCGTCAGGGGGAGGAAATCATTGGAATATTAACCGGGACTGATATATTGCATAAGGTTGTGGTGGAGGGTTTAAATCCACAAAAGGTAAGTGTCAAAGAAGTCATGTCAGCCCCAGTCATCTCTATCCATGAAAACAAAACCATCGGAGAAGCGGAAGAGCTCATGGAATGCAAAAAAATCCGCCATCTGGTGGTGGAGAAAAAAGGGGAGATCGCGGGTGTGGTCTCCATACGTGATTTGCTTTTTCCATTGCAGTATTATGAAAATCTTTCCATTCATGATGGGTTGACCGGCTTATTAAATAAAAAGGAATTTACCCATCAAATAAAAGGGGAATTAAGCCGCTCTCAGCGTTTTGGCCATTGTTTTTCCCTTTTAATGCTCGACATTGACCATTTCAAATTAGTCAATGACACCCATGGGCATCCCTCGGGGGATAAAGTTTTAATTGCTGTGAGCAAATTAATTCAATCCAAAGTAAGAGGGGTGGATCAGGTGTTTCGGTACGGGGGAGAAGAATTTGCTTTTCTTTTACCCGAGACCTCACGATTAAACGCCCTCTCAACCGGAGAAAAAATCCGCAGAGCCGTTGCTTCAAAAAAAATAAGAATTAAAAAAGATGAAGAAATTTCCTTAACGGTCAGTATCGGAATTGCGGTATTTCCAGAGGATGGCAACACTGTGACGAATATCGTAGACAAAGCAGACCAGGCACTCTATAAGGCAAAGCAATCGGGGAGAAATCGCGTTTTCTGA
- a CDS encoding polysaccharide biosynthesis/export family protein, whose amino-acid sequence MCCLLFPLLALWGCSTPNTFPVQYIPPVEFFLGPEDVLEVTVWKNADLSGEVIIRPDGYISMPLVGDVLAADLTADKLADRIAYRLNEFMTTPNVSVQVKEVNSYFFYVLGEVTRPGKYQVKSYATVLQGVSLAGGFTPFASKNQIQVIRPNKDGIGKEQQIRIPLKYDNVVSGKGPLGDFILHPGDTIVVP is encoded by the coding sequence TTGTGCTGCCTCCTCTTTCCGCTTCTGGCCCTGTGGGGCTGCTCTACACCCAATACGTTTCCGGTTCAGTACATCCCTCCAGTAGAGTTTTTTCTTGGGCCTGAGGATGTTTTAGAGGTTACCGTTTGGAAAAATGCCGATCTTTCTGGCGAAGTCATTATTCGCCCTGATGGTTACATTTCAATGCCCTTGGTTGGAGATGTCCTTGCCGCTGATTTAACTGCAGATAAACTGGCGGACCGGATTGCATATCGTCTCAACGAATTTATGACGACTCCGAATGTTTCCGTTCAGGTGAAGGAGGTCAACAGCTACTTTTTCTATGTATTGGGTGAGGTCACCCGCCCCGGAAAATACCAAGTCAAATCATACGCAACTGTTCTTCAAGGTGTTTCCCTGGCTGGGGGATTTACCCCCTTCGCATCGAAAAACCAAATCCAGGTGATTCGTCCCAATAAAGATGGAATAGGAAAAGAGCAACAAATCAGAATCCCTTTGAAATATGATAATGTGGTCTCTGGAAAAGGCCCCCTGGGAGATTTCATCCTTCACCCCGGGGACACCATTGTTGTGCCATAA
- a CDS encoding fibronectin type III domain-containing protein: MMKFSSSLSCFFKLTLFIFVFLALSRLGYAGDAFLSWDANTEPDLAGYKVYVGTASRTYSPPMDVGNQTSYTVTGLGLGTYFFAVTAYDFGGNESPYSIEVNKSFGDITPPAISSISAVNMGSSSVDIVWATNEGATSQVDYGVTTNYGSSTPINSNLTTNHSRSLSNLTPSTTYHYRVVSQDVAGNMAISGDNTFITLNPPDTTPPAISNISSLSISNNGATITWVTNEPSSTQIEYGTSSAYGSTTSLINTLVTSHSQDLSGLLPSTVYHFRVLSRDNVGNLGNSGDNTFTTTSPPDTTPPVISSITEGSVTSTNATITWNTDEDATSQVEYGTTTAYGSTSALNSTPVTSHSRALSGLTSSTTYHYRVLSRDGAGNLATSADNTFSTLAAPDITPPVISSIAEGSVTSTSVSISWKTDEGATSQVEYGTTMSYGSTSALNSTLVTSHSRSLSGLTSSTTYHYRVISSDAAGNLATSADNTFTTLPAPDTTPPVISGLTASNISSSASVITWSTNEGATSQVEYGTTMSYGSTSALNSTPVTSHSRSLSGLTSSNTYHYRVRSIDAAGNQAVSGDNTFTTSPLPDTTPPVISSINEGSVTSTSATITWNTDEGATSQVEYGTTTAYGSTSALNSTLVTSHSRSLSGLTSSTTYHYRVRSMDAAGNQTVSADKTFTTSPLPDTTPPVISSINEGSVTSTSATITWNTGEGATSQVEYGTTTAYGSTSALNSTLVTSHSRSLSGLTSSTTYHYRVRSMDAAGNQAVSADKTFTTSPPPDTIPPSISGINTSNITGSGAIVNWSTNEGATSQVEFGLTSAYGFISNLDSSLKTSHQVTLSGLSSLKTYHFRIRTMDAMGNLSVSNDGTFNTLSLPDQTPPVISNINTTSLSNTTILITWVTNEAATSQIEYGQTTNYENTTPFNATMMLDHSMTINGLTPDFPYHFRVRSLDTAGNLSVSLDQIFKTPKAPDQIPPGQIKKFSAFENDQEILLTWTSPSDPDYIGTRIVFKTTGGFPENVNDGQLLGDFTGVPNEVQSTIHTGLQNGTTYYYSAFSYDGQGNYQTNPVTVQGTPQPGSGGSNTPPPTVSSQSGGSAISDMGSAVGGCGFVKDARHNQNRDVDIAMFIVPFLMGLRFLFQKWEKRKIFHMRPLVGNI, from the coding sequence ATGATGAAATTTTCAAGCTCATTATCCTGTTTTTTTAAACTCACCTTATTCATATTTGTGTTTTTAGCACTTTCCCGCTTGGGTTATGCAGGAGACGCCTTTCTCAGCTGGGATGCCAATACCGAACCCGATTTGGCAGGATATAAAGTTTACGTTGGGACCGCCTCTCGAACCTACAGTCCCCCTATGGATGTTGGGAACCAGACCTCTTACACCGTAACTGGATTGGGTTTGGGAACCTACTTTTTTGCGGTCACCGCTTATGATTTTGGAGGTAATGAAAGTCCTTATTCAATCGAGGTGAATAAAAGTTTCGGGGATATAACTCCACCTGCCATTTCATCGATATCTGCCGTCAATATGGGCAGCTCTAGCGTGGACATTGTTTGGGCGACTAATGAAGGGGCAACATCCCAGGTGGATTACGGGGTAACCACAAATTACGGTTCATCAACACCGATCAATTCAAACCTAACCACAAACCATAGCCGATCCCTGAGTAACCTTACCCCCTCTACCACCTATCATTACCGGGTTGTCAGTCAGGATGTAGCAGGAAATATGGCCATTTCGGGAGATAATACCTTCATCACATTAAATCCGCCGGATACTACCCCACCCGCCATTTCAAATATTTCCTCCCTTAGTATCAGCAATAATGGGGCAACCATTACATGGGTAACAAACGAACCTTCCAGTACTCAAATTGAATATGGGACCAGTTCCGCCTATGGTTCTACAACCAGCCTAATCAATACGCTGGTTACTTCCCATAGCCAAGATTTAAGTGGACTACTGCCTTCAACCGTTTACCATTTTAGAGTTTTAAGCCGAGATAATGTAGGAAACCTTGGCAATTCTGGGGATAACACATTTACGACGACTTCCCCCCCGGATACCACCCCTCCTGTCATTTCATCTATCACAGAGGGTTCCGTCACCAGTACCAACGCTACAATAACCTGGAATACGGATGAAGACGCAACATCCCAGGTGGAATATGGTACCACAACGGCCTATGGGTCCACCTCCGCACTGAATTCCACACCGGTGACCAGCCACAGCAGAGCCTTATCCGGACTGACCTCATCAACCACCTATCATTACCGTGTATTGAGCAGAGATGGGGCAGGAAATCTGGCCACCTCTGCCGATAATACCTTTTCCACACTTGCCGCTCCCGATATCACTCCTCCCGTTATTTCATCCATTGCAGAAGGTTCCGTCACCAGCACCAGCGTTTCCATTTCCTGGAAAACGGATGAAGGCGCTACCTCCCAGGTGGAATACGGCACCACCATGTCCTATGGGTCCACCTCGGCACTGAATTCCACGCTGGTGACCAGCCACAGCAGATCTCTATCCGGGTTGACCTCATCAACCACCTATCATTACCGGGTCATAAGTTCCGATGCAGCCGGTAATCTGGCCACCTCAGCGGATAATACCTTCACCACACTCCCCGCTCCCGACACCACCCCCCCTGTTATTTCCGGATTAACTGCTAGCAATATTTCAAGTTCGGCCTCGGTCATCACATGGTCAACCAATGAAGGGGCGACCTCCCAAGTGGAATACGGCACCACCATGTCTTATGGGTCCACCTCTGCCTTGAATTCCACACCGGTGACCAGCCACAGCAGATCTCTATCCGGGTTGACCTCATCAAACACCTATCATTACCGGGTGCGGAGCATAGATGCCGCTGGAAACCAAGCGGTGTCAGGAGACAATACCTTTACAACTTCTCCTCTTCCCGATACCACCCCCCCTGTTATTTCATCCATCAACGAGGGGTCCGTCACCAGCACCAGCGCCACCATTACCTGGAATACCGATGAAGGCGCTACCTCACAGGTGGAGTATGGCACCACCACCGCCTATGGGTCCACCTCTGCCTTGAATTCCACATTAGTCACCAGCCACAGCAGATCTCTATCCGGGTTGACTTCATCAACCACCTATCATTACCGGGTACGGAGCATGGATGCCGCTGGAAACCAAACGGTGTCAGCAGACAAAACCTTTACAACTTCTCCCCTTCCCGATACCACCCCCCCTGTTATTTCATCCATCAACGAGGGGTCCGTCACCAGCACCAGCGCCACCATTACCTGGAATACCGGTGAAGGCGCTACCTCACAGGTGGAGTATGGCACCACCACCGCTTATGGGTCCACCTCTGCCTTGAATTCCACGTTAGTCACCAGCCACAGCAGATCTCTATCCGGGTTGACCTCATCAACCACCTATCATTACCGGGTACGGAGCATGGATGCCGCTGGAAACCAAGCGGTGTCAGCAGACAAAACCTTTACAACTTCTCCCCCCCCTGATACCATTCCTCCATCCATTTCCGGAATCAACACCAGCAATATTACAGGCTCCGGTGCCATAGTGAACTGGTCTACTAATGAAGGCGCAACTTCCCAAGTTGAATTCGGTTTAACCTCCGCTTATGGATTTATATCAAATCTAGATTCTTCCCTAAAAACGAGTCATCAGGTCACCCTTTCTGGTTTATCTTCTTTAAAAACCTATCATTTTCGAATCCGGACAATGGATGCCATGGGGAACCTTTCTGTATCGAATGACGGAACCTTTAACACCCTTTCTTTACCGGATCAAACTCCCCCGGTTATTTCAAACATTAACACAACTTCTTTAAGCAACACCACCATACTGATCACTTGGGTTACCAATGAGGCCGCAACCTCACAAATCGAATATGGGCAAACCACAAACTACGAAAACACAACCCCTTTTAACGCTACCATGATGTTGGACCATTCAATGACAATCAATGGATTAACCCCTGATTTTCCCTACCATTTTCGGGTCAGAAGTTTAGACACTGCTGGAAATCTTTCGGTATCGCTAGATCAAATTTTTAAAACCCCAAAAGCACCGGATCAAATTCCCCCCGGCCAAATCAAAAAATTTTCCGCCTTTGAAAATGACCAGGAGATTCTCTTAACCTGGACGAGCCCTTCAGATCCCGATTACATCGGGACCCGAATTGTATTCAAAACAACTGGAGGGTTTCCTGAAAATGTAAACGATGGGCAATTACTTGGAGATTTTACGGGCGTTCCCAATGAGGTTCAGAGTACTATCCACACTGGGCTGCAAAATGGAACCACATATTATTACTCTGCTTTTTCCTATGACGGACAAGGAAATTATCAAACGAACCCAGTAACCGTCCAAGGCACCCCTCAGCCGGGTTCAGGGGGGTCCAACACTCCGCCACCAACTGTATCCTCCCAATCGGGAGGCTCAGCCATTTCTGATATGGGGAGTGCAGTAGGAGGATGCGGTTTTGTGAAAGATGCCCGCCACAACCAAAACCGAGATGTCGATATCGCAATGTTTATTGTTCCTTTCCTAATGGGTTTAAGGTTTTTATTTCAAAAATGGGAAAAGAGGAAAATTTTCCATATGCGTCCTTTGGTGGGGAACATTTGA
- a CDS encoding FxsA family protein has translation MLFKLILLFLAVPLVEIYFLIKVGEIFGAFHTVFFVILTAIIGAFFARLEGLRTLGKMQIQLQNGQMPAEEIIDSLLIFMASVLLLTPGFLTDAIGFLILFPVTRVFIKRWLRRQFDYYLNKRAIDIHFKP, from the coding sequence ATGCTTTTTAAATTAATTTTGCTGTTTTTGGCGGTTCCTTTGGTGGAAATTTACTTTCTTATCAAAGTGGGGGAAATTTTTGGGGCCTTTCATACCGTTTTCTTTGTTATATTGACCGCTATAATCGGTGCCTTTTTTGCTCGATTGGAAGGTCTTCGAACCCTTGGGAAAATGCAAATTCAGTTACAAAATGGACAGATGCCTGCAGAAGAAATCATTGATTCCCTTTTGATTTTTATGGCCAGTGTTTTATTACTGACCCCGGGCTTTTTAACCGATGCCATTGGATTTTTGATCTTGTTTCCCGTAACCCGGGTTTTTATTAAACGGTGGCTACGTCGGCAGTTTGATTACTATTTAAATAAACGGGCCATTGATATTCATTTTAAACCCTAA
- the pyrR gene encoding bifunctional pyr operon transcriptional regulator/uracil phosphoribosyltransferase PyrR, whose protein sequence is MAKRLAKVILVQQEIERALNRISHEILERHSGAKEIALVGIRTCGVHLAHRLVKKIKEIEGVEVPIGILDITLYRDDLATKRGQAALKKTEIPFSISQQHIILVDDVLFTGRTIRAAMDGLVDFGRPRSIQLAILVDRGHRELPIRADYIGKNIPTSISEEVKVLLEEEGEEDRVVLFSS, encoded by the coding sequence ATGGCAAAGCGATTGGCAAAAGTTATTTTAGTACAACAGGAAATCGAAAGGGCTTTAAATCGGATTTCCCATGAAATATTGGAACGACATTCTGGGGCGAAAGAAATTGCTTTGGTGGGAATCAGAACCTGCGGGGTTCACCTCGCCCACCGGTTGGTAAAAAAGATAAAAGAAATTGAAGGAGTGGAGGTCCCCATTGGGATTTTGGATATAACCCTCTACAGGGATGACCTAGCAACCAAACGCGGACAAGCTGCCCTTAAAAAAACCGAAATACCTTTTTCAATTTCTCAACAACATATTATTTTAGTCGATGATGTTCTTTTTACAGGGAGGACCATTCGCGCTGCCATGGATGGGCTGGTTGACTTTGGGAGGCCCCGATCCATCCAACTGGCCATTTTGGTGGATCGGGGGCACCGGGAACTTCCCATTCGAGCGGATTATATCGGAAAGAATATTCCCACCTCTATTTCCGAAGAAGTCAAAGTATTACTTGAGGAAGAGGGGGAGGAGGATCGTGTGGTTTTATTCTCGAGTTAA
- a CDS encoding aspartate carbamoyltransferase catalytic subunit, translated as MLKQKDLLGICDLEPGDIHLILETAESFKEVTGRDIKKVPTLRGRTVINLFLEASTRTRTSFELAAKRLSADVLNFSPSSSSLSKGESLLDTARNIEAMRADIIIIRHTAAGAPWLLSRHLKSSVVNAGDGAHEHPTQALLDLFTIKERLKRIEGLQVAIVGDISHSRVARSDILALRKLGAEVCVSGPPTMIPCGIDRLGVEVEYNLDRALKGKDVIIMLRLQLERQTRCLFPSLREYSRLYGLTSERVQLAKEHALVMHPGPVNRGIEISPEVADGLSSVILDQVTNGIAVRMAVLYLLSGGKET; from the coding sequence ATGCTGAAACAAAAAGATCTTTTGGGAATATGTGATTTGGAACCCGGAGATATCCATCTTATTCTAGAAACCGCAGAATCTTTTAAGGAGGTGACCGGAAGAGACATTAAAAAGGTCCCGACCTTAAGGGGAAGAACGGTAATAAACCTTTTTTTAGAAGCCAGTACCCGAACTCGAACCTCTTTTGAGTTGGCGGCCAAACGACTCAGTGCGGATGTTTTAAATTTTTCCCCAAGTTCGAGCAGCCTGAGTAAAGGGGAATCTCTTTTGGATACGGCCAGAAACATTGAAGCCATGCGTGCGGATATAATTATCATTCGACATACAGCCGCAGGGGCTCCCTGGTTACTGAGCCGACACCTAAAAAGTTCGGTGGTGAACGCGGGGGATGGTGCCCATGAGCATCCCACCCAGGCCCTTCTAGATCTTTTTACCATTAAGGAACGGTTGAAAAGAATTGAAGGGCTTCAGGTTGCCATTGTTGGGGATATCAGTCACAGTCGCGTGGCCCGGTCGGATATTTTGGCCTTAAGGAAATTGGGCGCAGAGGTCTGTGTCTCCGGGCCCCCAACCATGATTCCCTGTGGCATAGATCGTTTAGGGGTAGAGGTGGAATACAATTTAGACCGTGCTCTAAAGGGAAAGGATGTCATTATTATGCTTCGGCTGCAATTGGAGCGACAAACACGTTGTTTGTTTCCCAGCCTTCGTGAATATTCAAGGTTGTATGGGCTTACCTCTGAGCGGGTTCAACTGGCAAAAGAACACGCTTTAGTCATGCATCCTGGACCGGTCAATCGGGGAATTGAAATCTCCCCTGAGGTTGCGGATGGACTTTCCTCAGTCATTTTAGATCAAGTGACCAATGGGATTGCAGTCCGAATGGCCGTCCTTTACCTTCTCTCAGGTGGAAAGGAAACCTAA